Proteins encoded together in one Lathyrus oleraceus cultivar Zhongwan6 chromosome 5, CAAS_Psat_ZW6_1.0, whole genome shotgun sequence window:
- the LOC127078858 gene encoding uncharacterized protein LOC127078858 — protein MSNLSSSASIGTIGLVIRRNKRKECYCEEESVIHTVGDMNNVNFWGKFWGCRNYRYHMHKRCNYFKWLDDDIVDLRGLKIQRKKKKLYKLKSKTSQTRRLLKVSIVVGILSLVLNVVFVTMYF, from the coding sequence ATGTCAAATTTGTCAAGCAGTGCTTCTATTGGTACAATTGGGTTGGTTATTCGTAGAAACAAGAGGAAAGAATGTTATTGTGAAGAAGAAAGTGTCATTCATACTGTGGGTGACATGAACAATGTTAATTTTTGGGGGAAATTTTGGGGTTGTAGAAATTACAGGTATCATATGCATAAGAGATGCAATTATTTTAAATGGTTAGATGATGACATTGTTGATTTAAGGGGTCTGAAGATTCAAAGGAAAAAGAAGAAACTGTATAAATTGAAGAGTAAAACCAGTCAGACTAGAAGATTGTTGAAAGTATCTATTGTGGTTGGAATATTGAGCTTAGTGTTGAATGTTGTATTTGTAACAATGTATTTTTAG
- the LOC127087161 gene encoding probable sugar phosphate/phosphate translocator At5g25400: MGKGGSVSDGVMKKIVLSYTYVAIWIFLSFTVIVYNKYILDKKMYNWPFPISLTMIHMSFCATLAILLVRVFKFVEPVSMSREVYLSSVVPIGALYSLSLWLSNSAYIYLSVSFIQMLKALMPVAVYSIGVALKKENYKNDTMFNMLSISLGVGVAAYGEARFDTWGVILQLGAVAFEATRLVMIQILLNSKGISLNPITSLYYVAPCCLVFLSIPWILVEFPVLRENSSFQFDFMIFGTNSLCAFALNLAVFLLVGKTSALTMNVAGVVKDWLLIAFSWSVIKDTVTPINLFGYGLAFLGVAYYNHSKLQALKAKETQKKTPQADEEAGRLLEEREGDGSGRRNDQQN, from the coding sequence ATGGGGAAAGGTGGATCTGTTAGCGATGGTGTTATGAAAAAGATCGTCTTATCCTACACCTACGTAGCGATATGGATCTTCTTATCCTTCACCGTCATCGTCTACAACAAATACATCCTAGACAAAAAGATGTACAATTGGCCCTTCCCAATCTCCCTAACCATGATCCACATGTCTTTCTGTGCAACCCTAGCTATTCTCCTCGTTCGCGTCTTCAAATTCGTCGAACCCGTTTCAATGTCACGCGAAGTTTATCTCTCTTCGGTCGTTCCAATCGGAGCGCTGTATTCTCTTTCGTTATGGCTTTCGAATTCTGCCTATATTTATCTCTCTGTTTCGTTTATCCAGATGCTGAAAGCGCTTATGCCGGTCGCGGTTTACTCCATCGGCGTTGCTTTGAAGAAGGAGAATTATAAGAATGATACAATGTTTAACATGCTTTCGATTTCGTTAGGTGTTGGTGTGGCGGCGTATGGCGAGGCCAGGTTTGATACTTGGGGTGTTATTCTTCAGCTTGGCGCGGTTGCGTTCGAGGCGACGAGATTGGTTATGATTCAAATCTTGTTGAATTCGAAAGGGATTTCGTTGAATCCTATAACTAGTTTGTACTATGTTGCTCCTTGTTGTTTGGTTTTCTTGTCTATTCCTTGGATTCTCGTTGAGTTTCCTGTTTTGAGAGAGAATTCAAGTTTTCAATTCGATTTTATGATTTTCGGGACTAATTCTCTTTGTGCGTTTGCTTTGAATCTCGCTGTTTTTCTTCTTGTTGGGAAAACTTCTGCTTTGACGATGAATGTTGCCGGCGTGGTGAAAGATTGGCTTTTGATTGCTTTTTCATGGAGTGTGATTAAGGATACTGTTACACCGATTAATTTGTTTGGGTATGGGCTTGCTTTTCTGGGTGTGGCTTATTATAATCATTCAAAGTTGCAGGCACTTAAGGCTAAGGAGACACAGAAGAAAACTCCGCAAGCTGATGAAGAAGCTGGAAGGTTGCTTGAGGAAAGGGAAGGTGATGGATCAGGGAGGAGAAATGATCAGCAGAATTGA